In the genome of Lacerta agilis isolate rLacAgi1 chromosome 2, rLacAgi1.pri, whole genome shotgun sequence, one region contains:
- the LOC117042637 gene encoding zinc finger protein 271-like isoform X3 yields the protein MMMFDTCKEPDLCIVYGEPIRPKPIIHKRTQVQQKAHPVEEEEDVALFRGGSFRASWEITVQTIPGAAEEQDVCIVGEKNIWQFPNTSERKACLQETHSVEGPVPSKLDSSVPIEPPAQAVVDAAKGQDICIAYEQGVLQKPTVRIRTGYPEEEDSEEDIDMPIPGRGDWKGPNESTFQPALDATKEQDSCVGYEEMVSQKPVFQGRAPSEATAQRAGVEQWRQNRRKSLVKAQDEMVEQNYLSQDGPRRGKRSHTERKTDESIVPQSGVFTEQGEQPENRDALRASTEEKRNQRAESEGTSSGSRNNGNSPRCPTEVKRCGKSFRYQKQFAAHQMIHTGQKPHKSADCGKSFRLKSDLTQHKRTHTGQKPFKCSECDKSFTANANLTRHKRTHTGEKPFKCSECDKCFAHSSNLTVHKRTHTREKPFKCSECDKCFVHSSYLTVHKRIHTQQKPFKCSECDKCFTQSSYLTVHKRIHTQEKPFKCSECDKCFTQSSYLTVHKRTHTGEKPFKCSVCSKCFSQRSDFTKHQSIHTGGKPYKCADCGKSFRLKTDLTRHERIHTGQKPFKCSVCKKSFGWHTSLTEHKRTHTKEKPFKCSVCKKSFGWQTSLTVHKRTHTKEKPFKCSECDKCFTQSSHLKVHKRTHTGEKPFKCSVCGKCFSQKSHFTKHQRIHKGERAHECSVCGKCFSQEANLTKHLKLHRRKTPFKSSLGRKSFTKSSNLPSQQMIRKKKYKCSAWGKSYTKWSYLTKHKRIPHKAEKPYKCKGCRKCFSSRSILTRHKRILHRWNKVYACSKCSQCFRSRRLLITHQGTHTAQKPFQCSQCRKAFSQEANLLRHQRTHTGDKPHECPVCRKSFSESAGLSRHTRSCHTGEKLHKCEQCGKSFIRKSDLKRHQKHHTRETPNQGSNLSEGLDDESRPHEGENAQRMETM from the exons ATGATGATGTTTGATACTTGCAAGGAGCCAGACCTGTGCATTGTCTATGGGGAACCCATCAGGCCAAAGCCCATCATCCATAAGAGAACGCAGGTGCAGCAGAAAGCCCACCcagtcgaggaggaggaggatgtagcCCTTTTTCGTGGGGGAAGTTTCAGAGCCTCCTGGGAAATCACAGTGCAGACAATTCCTGGTGCTGCTGAGGAGCAGGATGTGTGCATTGTGGGCGAGAAAAACATCTGGCAGTTCCCCAACACCAGCGAGAGAAAGGCGTGTTTGCAGGAAACCCACTCAGTGGAGGGTCCCGTTCCCAGCAAACTAGACTCCAGCGTCCCCATTGAACCTCCAGCCCAGGCTGTTGTTGATGCTGCTAAGGGACAAGACATCTGCATTGCGTATGAGCAAGGTGTCCTACAAAAGCCCACCGTCCGTATCAGAACTGGGTATCCtgaggaagaagactcagaggagGATATAGATATGCCTATTCCTGGCAGAGGAGATTGGAAAGGCCCCAATGAATCCACCTTCCAGCCTGCTCTTGATGCCACCAAGGAACAAGACTCCTGCGTTGGGTATGAGGAAATGGTTAGTCAGAAGCCCGTTTTTCAAGGAAGAGCACCCAGTGAAGCCACAGCCCAGAGAG CAGGCGTtgagcagtggaggcagaacagaagGAAATCTTTGGTGAAAgcacaggatgagatggtggagCAGAACTACCTGAGTCAGGATGGaccaaggaggggaaagagaagtcACACAGAACGGAAGACAGATGAATCCATCGTTCCTCAAAGTGGCGTCTTCACTGAGCAAGGAGAACAACCAGAAAACAGAGATGCTTTGAGAGCGTCCACAGAGGAGAAAAGAAATCAAAGGGCAGAGTCTGAAGGAACAAGCAGTGGGAGCAGAAACAATGGAAACAGCCCCAGATGCCCTACAGAGGTGAAGcggtgtggaaagagcttcaggtaTCAGAAGCAGTTTGCTGCCCATCAGATGATTCACACAGGACAGAAACCTCATAAAAGTGCagactgtggaaagagcttccgctTGAAAAGTGACCTTACACAACATAAAAGAACCCACACAGGGcaaaagcctttcaaatgttctgaGTGCGATAAAAGCTTTACTGCGAACGCAAACCTTACACGACataaaagaactcacacaggggagaagcctttcaaatgttctgaGTGCGATAAATGTTTCGCACACAGCTCAAACCTTACAGTACATAAAAGAACTCACACACGGGaaaagcctttcaaatgttctgaGTGCGATAAATGTTTCGTACACAGCTCATACCTTACAGTACATAAAAGAATTCACACACAGCagaagcctttcaaatgttctgaGTGCGATAAATGTTTCACACAAAGCTCATACCTTACAGTACATAAAAGAATTCACACACAggagaagcctttcaaatgttctgaGTGCGATAAATGTTTCACACAAAGCTCATACCTTACAGTACataaaagaactcacacaggggagaaacctttcaaATGTTCAGTGTGTAGTAAGTGTTTTTCTCAAAGGTCGGACTTTACTAAACATCAAAGCATTCACACAGGGgggaaaccatataaatgtgcagactgtggaaagagcttccgtttgAAAACAGACCTTACAAGACatgaaagaattcacacagggcaaaagcctttcaaatgttcagtGTGCAAGAAAAGCTTTGGTTGGCACACAAGCCTTACTGAACATAAAAGAACTCACACAAAggagaagcctttcaaatgttcagtGTGCAAGAAAAGCTTTGGTTGGCAAACAAGCCTTACAGTACATAAAAGAACTCACACAAAggagaagcctttcaaatgttctgaGTGCGATAAATGTTTCACACAAAGCTCACACCTTAAAGTACataaaagaactcacacaggggagaagcctttcaaatgttcagtGTGTGGTAAGTGTTTTTCTCAAAAGTCGCACTTTACTAAACATCAAAGGATTCACAAAGGTGAGAGAGCCCATGAATGCTCAGTGTGTGGTAAATGCTTCAGTCAGGAGGCAAACCTTACTAAACATCTAAAGCTTCATAGGAGGAAGACACCTTTTAAGTCATCACTGGGTAGAAAAAGCTTTACTAAGAGCTCAAATCTTCCTAGTCAACAAATGATTCGCAAAAAAAAGTATAAATGTTCAGCTTGGGGGAAAAGCTATACTAAGTGGTCATACCTTACCAAACATAAAAGAATACCACACAAAGcagagaaaccctataaatgcaAAGGGTGTAGAAAATGTTTCAGTAGCAGGTCAATCCTTACTAGACATAAGAGAATCCTACACAGATGGAACAAAGTCTATGCATGTTCCAAGTGCAGTCAATGTTTCCGTTCAAGGAGACTTCTTATTACACATCAAGGAACCCACACAGCACAGAAACCTTTTCAATGCTCACAGTGTAGAAAAGCCTTCAGTCAGGAGGCAAATCTCCTTagacatcaaagaactcacacaggagacaaaCCCCACGAATGCCCTGTGTGTAGAAAAAGCTTCAGTGAGAGCGCAGGTCTTTCCAGACATACAAGGTCTtgccatacaggggagaaactgcACAAGTGTGaacaatgtggaaagagcttcattcgtAAATCAGACCTCAAGAGGCATCAAAAGCACCACACAAGGGAGACGcccaaccagggttcaaatctcagtGAAGGTTTAGATGATGAATCAAGACCTCATGAAGGTGAGAACGCACAGCGGATGGAAACCATGTAA